CTCGACTCGACCTCGCGCATTCTCGATCCGCTGATCGTCGGCGAGGAACATTATGCCGTCGCCCGGTCGGTGCAGTTGCTGTTGCAGCGTTACAAAGATTTGCAGGATATTATCGCGATTCTCGGCATGGACGAGCTCTCCGAAGACGATAAGTTGACCGTCGCGCGCGCCCGCAAAGTGCAGCGCTTCCTGTCCCAGCCGTTCTTTGTCGCCGAGCAGTTTACCGGCATTCCTGGGGCCTACGTCGAATTGAAAGATACCATTCGCGCTTTCAAAGAAGTGGTCGCGGGTAAACATGATGACATTCCCGAACAGGCTTTCTACATGGTCGGCACCATCGAGCAGGCCCAAGAAAAAGCCAAGAAGATGGCGGCGGCGTGAATTCGGCATGAGGCTTGAGGCGCGAGGCATGAGTCGATTCGGACTCGCGCCTCGTGCCTTCCGCCTCAAGCCTTGGTATTTTCCATGGCAGATAAGATCAAACTTAGAGTAGTGACCCCGAGCCGGTTGATGTTCGATGAGGACGTCGACGAGGTTTCGGCGACGGGCGAACTCGGCGAGTTCGGCGTGTTGCCCAATCATATTTCGTTTCTCTCGACGCTGGTGCCGGGTGAGATGACTTTCAAGCAGGGTGCCAACAAGCGCATGCTGGCGGTGAGCGGCGGCTATGCCGAGGTGCTGGACAACGTCATGACCGTGTTGGCGCCGGCGGCCGAATTCGGCGCCGAGATCGACAGCGCGCGCGCCCAGCGGGCCA
This region of Deltaproteobacteria bacterium genomic DNA includes:
- a CDS encoding F0F1 ATP synthase subunit epsilon — translated: MADKIKLRVVTPSRLMFDEDVDEVSATGELGEFGVLPNHISFLSTLVPGEMTFKQGANKRMLAVSGGYAEVLDNVMTVLAPAAEFGAEIDSARAQRAKELAEKQLVKFSREEKDFQLAEIALQRALVRLQVASKETRR